From a region of the Georgenia yuyongxinii genome:
- a CDS encoding ABC transporter substrate-binding protein, which produces MSARQIRLAAVATGAALLLAACGAGSDGGDAETTGGSEPAAGGDFDLIQDGALTACSEVPYVPFEFEDADAPSGYSGFDIDLLQAIADNLGLELVVADVSFDALQSGTTLVAGQCDIGASAITITDARKANIDFTDGYYDSLQSLLVPADSDITGIADLAGRTVAVQQGTTGKAYAEENAPEAKLVDYPGDGEMWPALQAGQVEAILQDWPVNREHEVADPNYKIVEQFETDEQYGFAFAKGEKTALREAVNAELQTLRDDGTYDEIYSSYFTADGS; this is translated from the coding sequence ATGTCCGCACGCCAGATCCGTCTCGCCGCCGTCGCCACGGGCGCGGCCCTCCTGCTGGCCGCGTGCGGTGCCGGGAGCGACGGCGGGGACGCCGAGACCACCGGCGGCAGCGAGCCGGCTGCCGGGGGCGACTTCGACCTCATCCAGGACGGCGCGCTCACCGCGTGCTCGGAGGTGCCCTACGTGCCCTTCGAGTTCGAGGACGCCGATGCGCCGTCGGGCTACTCCGGGTTCGACATCGACCTGCTGCAGGCCATCGCGGACAACCTCGGGCTCGAGCTCGTCGTCGCGGACGTCAGCTTCGACGCGCTCCAGTCGGGGACGACCCTCGTGGCCGGCCAGTGCGACATCGGCGCCTCGGCCATCACCATCACCGACGCGCGTAAGGCGAACATCGACTTCACCGACGGGTACTACGACTCGCTGCAGTCCCTGCTGGTGCCCGCCGACTCCGACATCACCGGCATCGCCGACCTCGCCGGCCGCACCGTCGCCGTCCAGCAGGGCACCACCGGGAAGGCCTACGCCGAGGAGAACGCCCCCGAGGCGAAGCTGGTCGACTACCCCGGCGACGGCGAGATGTGGCCGGCCCTGCAGGCCGGGCAGGTCGAGGCGATCCTCCAGGACTGGCCGGTGAACCGCGAGCACGAGGTCGCCGACCCCAACTACAAGATCGTCGAGCAGTTCGAGACCGACGAGCAGTACGGCTTCGCCTTCGCCAAGGGCGAGAAGACCGCGCTGCGGGAGGCCGTCAACGCCGAGCTGCAGACCCTGCGCGACGACGGCACCTACGACGAGATCTACAGCTCCTACTTCACCGCTGACGGCTCCTGA
- a CDS encoding pyruvate dehydrogenase, producing the protein MARTVADHLVDQLVAAGVERVYGIVGDSLNPVVDAVRRTDGIDWVHVRHEEAAAFAAAGEAGVTGRLTACAGSCGPGNLHLINGLYDANRSGLPVLAIASHIPSAEVGTTFFQETHPDRLFTEASVYSELISSPLQVPRVTRTAIQHAVATPGVAVLTLPGDVADAEIHDDGAPILIPGACPARLVPNEADVAALAEAINAATKVTLFVGAGARGAHDAVLQLADVAAAPVGHSLRGKEVIQYDNPFDVGMSGLLGYGACQEAMESADLLVLVGTDFPYTSFLPAGVRTAQIDNDARHLGRRTRLDLPVHGDVAETMRLLIPLVQRKKHRKFLDSMVKKHDDLMGKVVGAYTRNVEKTVPIHPEYAAVVLDEAAADDAVFTVDTGMNNVWAARYLTPNGRRRVVGSFLHGSMANALPHAIGAAFADPDRQVVALAGDGGLSMLLGELITLRHYDLPVKVVVFNNASLGMVKLEMLVEGLPPHATDSPPVDFRAVALALGIPAVRVENPRDLRKALTDGLARRGPALIDVVTDPNALSIPPSITAGQIRGFATAMTKQILGGGMGEVMSMARSNLRNVPRP; encoded by the coding sequence ATGGCTCGCACCGTCGCCGACCACCTCGTCGACCAGCTCGTCGCCGCCGGCGTCGAGCGCGTGTACGGCATCGTCGGGGACTCGCTCAACCCCGTGGTCGACGCGGTGCGCCGCACCGACGGCATCGACTGGGTCCACGTACGCCACGAGGAGGCGGCCGCCTTCGCCGCTGCCGGGGAGGCGGGGGTCACCGGCCGGCTGACGGCGTGCGCCGGCTCGTGCGGGCCGGGCAACCTCCACCTCATCAACGGCCTGTACGACGCGAACCGCTCCGGCCTGCCCGTGCTCGCCATCGCCTCCCACATCCCCAGCGCGGAGGTAGGCACCACCTTCTTCCAGGAGACCCACCCCGACCGGCTCTTCACCGAGGCGTCCGTCTACTCCGAGCTGATCTCCTCGCCTCTGCAGGTGCCGCGGGTGACCCGGACCGCCATCCAGCACGCCGTCGCCACCCCGGGGGTCGCCGTGCTCACCCTGCCGGGCGACGTCGCCGACGCGGAGATCCATGACGACGGCGCCCCCATCCTCATCCCGGGCGCGTGCCCCGCCCGGCTCGTGCCGAACGAGGCGGACGTCGCCGCCCTGGCCGAGGCGATCAACGCCGCCACGAAGGTCACCTTGTTCGTCGGGGCCGGGGCGCGGGGCGCGCACGACGCCGTCCTGCAGCTGGCCGACGTCGCCGCGGCCCCGGTGGGGCACTCCCTGCGCGGCAAGGAGGTCATCCAGTACGACAACCCGTTCGACGTCGGCATGTCCGGGCTGCTGGGCTACGGCGCCTGCCAGGAGGCCATGGAGTCCGCCGACCTCCTGGTGCTGGTGGGCACCGACTTCCCCTACACGAGCTTCCTGCCCGCCGGGGTGCGCACCGCGCAGATCGACAACGACGCACGACACCTGGGCCGGCGCACCCGGCTGGACCTGCCGGTGCACGGCGACGTCGCCGAGACGATGCGCCTGCTCATTCCCCTGGTCCAGCGCAAGAAGCACCGCAAGTTCCTCGACTCGATGGTGAAGAAGCACGACGACCTGATGGGCAAGGTGGTGGGCGCCTACACCCGCAACGTGGAGAAGACCGTCCCGATCCATCCCGAGTACGCGGCCGTCGTGCTCGACGAGGCAGCCGCCGACGACGCCGTGTTCACCGTGGACACCGGCATGAACAACGTCTGGGCCGCCCGGTACCTCACCCCCAACGGACGACGCCGGGTGGTCGGCTCGTTCCTGCACGGCTCCATGGCCAACGCGCTGCCCCACGCCATCGGCGCCGCGTTCGCCGACCCCGACCGCCAGGTGGTGGCGCTCGCCGGCGACGGCGGGCTGTCGATGCTGCTCGGCGAGCTCATCACGCTGCGCCACTACGACCTCCCGGTCAAGGTCGTGGTGTTCAACAACGCCTCCCTGGGCATGGTCAAGCTCGAGATGCTTGTCGAGGGCCTGCCCCCGCACGCCACCGACTCCCCGCCGGTGGACTTCCGGGCGGTCGCCCTGGCCCTGGGCATCCCGGCGGTGCGGGTGGAGAACCCGCGCGACCTGCGCAAAGCCCTGACCGACGGCCTCGCCCGCCGCGGGCCCGCCCTGATCGACGTCGTCACCGACCCCAACGCGCTGTCCATCCCGCCGTCGATCACCGCCGGGCAGATCCGCGGCTTCGCGACGGCGATGACCAAACAGATCCTGGGCGGCGGCATGGGGGAGGTCATGTCGATGGCCCGGTCGAACCTGCGCAACGTGCCGCGCCCCTGA
- a CDS encoding nucleoside deaminase, with protein sequence MEARKVADDGGALAVALAEAQAGRAEGGIPIGAALVVDGEVRAVGRNRRVQAASAIRHGETDCLENAGRLPAAVYARATMVTTLSPCDMCAGAILLYKIPRVVIGENRTFRGAEDLLRARGVEVVVLDDAACVALMESFIAAEPALWHEDIGEA encoded by the coding sequence ATGGAGGCACGCAAGGTCGCGGACGACGGCGGGGCGCTCGCCGTCGCGCTCGCGGAGGCACAGGCGGGCCGCGCGGAGGGCGGGATCCCGATCGGGGCGGCGCTGGTCGTGGACGGCGAGGTTCGCGCCGTCGGCCGCAACCGGCGTGTCCAGGCCGCCAGCGCAATCCGCCACGGCGAGACGGACTGCCTGGAGAACGCCGGGCGGCTCCCGGCGGCGGTCTACGCCCGCGCGACGATGGTGACCACCCTGTCCCCGTGCGACATGTGCGCCGGCGCGATCCTGCTCTACAAGATCCCCCGGGTGGTGATCGGCGAGAACCGGACCTTCCGCGGCGCCGAGGACCTGCTGCGCGCACGCGGTGTGGAAGTGGTGGTGCTCGACGACGCGGCGTGCGTGGCGCTCATGGAGTCCTTCATCGCCGCCGAGCCGGCGCTGTGGCACGAGGACATCGGGGAGGCGTGA
- a CDS encoding GNAT family N-acetyltransferase has product MSDGTAAAEPLELREWAAGDLAVVEGTMGAVTATRHLGGPEPAAKLAERHARYLALAGSGLGRMFVIVTGPDAQPAGSVGFWDAEWAGARVYEMGWSVLPAFWGQGIATRATVLALAHAREAGKHRRVHAFPSVENLASNAVCRKAGFTLAGEVEVEYPKGRPMRAHDWRYDL; this is encoded by the coding sequence ATGAGCGACGGGACTGCGGCGGCCGAGCCGCTGGAGCTGCGCGAGTGGGCGGCGGGGGACCTCGCGGTGGTGGAGGGCACCATGGGAGCGGTCACGGCCACCCGTCACCTCGGCGGGCCGGAGCCCGCGGCGAAGCTGGCCGAGCGGCATGCCCGCTACCTGGCGCTGGCGGGGTCGGGCCTGGGTCGGATGTTCGTGATCGTGACCGGCCCCGACGCCCAGCCCGCCGGGTCGGTGGGGTTCTGGGACGCGGAATGGGCCGGCGCGCGGGTGTACGAGATGGGCTGGAGCGTGCTGCCCGCGTTCTGGGGGCAGGGCATCGCCACCCGCGCGACCGTGCTGGCGCTGGCCCATGCCCGGGAGGCGGGGAAGCATCGCCGGGTGCACGCCTTCCCGTCCGTGGAGAACCTTGCTTCCAACGCCGTCTGCCGGAAGGCGGGATTTACTCTGGCCGGCGAGGTGGAGGTCGAGTACCCGAAGGGCCGACCGATGCGTGCCCACGACTGGCGCTACGACCTGTAG
- the pgm gene encoding phosphoglucomutase (alpha-D-glucose-1,6-bisphosphate-dependent), producing MHERAGTPALPEDLIDVEEVTAAYYDREPQMDDPAQQVVFGTSGHRGSSLDGAFNEAHIVATTAAIVEYRRSQGIDGPLFIGRDTHALSEPAWRTALEVLTAAGVEVQVDARDSWTPTPAVSHAILRANGAGTTGGVRTQGPGRADGIVVTPSHNPPRDGGFKYNPPHGGPADSDATSVIAARANEILRSGWRGVARVPFERAATAETTRKHDFLTSYVDDLANVLDLDAIREAGVRIGADPLGGAAVEYWGAIGERHNLDLTVVNPTTDPTWRFMTLDWDGKIRMDCSSPYAMASLREKMQAPDGGSAPFDIATGNDADSDRHGIVTPDGGLMNPNHYLAVAIEYLFTHRPGWREDAAIGKTLVSSALIDRVAAGLGRRLIEVPVGFKYFVPGLLDGSVGFGGEESAGASFLRTDGNVWTTDKDGILLALLASEILAVTGRSPSQLHADLVERHGASSYARIDAPATKAQKAKLGALRPDDVAATELAGEAITGRLTEAPGNGAAIGGLKVTTENAWFAARPSGTEDVYKIYAESFRGPDHLGQVQDEAKKVVDAALAG from the coding sequence ATGCACGAGCGCGCCGGTACCCCCGCCCTGCCCGAAGACCTCATCGACGTCGAGGAGGTCACCGCCGCTTACTACGACCGCGAGCCGCAGATGGACGACCCGGCCCAGCAGGTCGTCTTCGGCACCTCCGGCCACCGCGGCTCGAGCCTCGACGGCGCGTTCAACGAGGCGCACATCGTCGCCACCACCGCCGCGATCGTGGAGTACCGCCGGTCGCAGGGCATCGACGGCCCGCTGTTCATCGGCCGCGATACGCACGCGCTCAGTGAGCCGGCGTGGCGCACCGCCCTCGAGGTGCTCACGGCCGCGGGCGTGGAGGTGCAGGTCGACGCCCGCGACTCCTGGACCCCCACCCCGGCCGTCTCCCACGCGATCCTTCGCGCCAACGGCGCCGGCACCACGGGCGGGGTGCGCACCCAGGGCCCCGGCCGGGCCGATGGCATCGTCGTGACGCCCTCGCACAACCCCCCGCGCGACGGCGGCTTCAAGTACAACCCGCCCCACGGCGGCCCTGCCGACTCCGACGCCACCTCCGTCATCGCGGCCCGCGCGAACGAGATCCTGCGCTCCGGGTGGCGCGGCGTCGCACGCGTCCCGTTCGAGCGCGCCGCGACGGCGGAGACCACGCGCAAGCACGACTTCCTCACCTCCTACGTCGACGACCTGGCCAACGTCCTCGACCTCGACGCCATCAGGGAGGCCGGCGTGCGCATCGGCGCCGACCCCCTGGGCGGTGCCGCGGTGGAGTACTGGGGGGCGATCGGGGAGCGGCACAACCTGGACCTGACCGTCGTCAACCCCACCACGGATCCCACCTGGCGGTTCATGACCCTGGACTGGGACGGCAAGATCCGCATGGACTGCTCCTCCCCCTACGCCATGGCGTCACTGCGGGAGAAGATGCAGGCGCCCGACGGCGGATCGGCACCCTTCGACATCGCCACCGGCAACGATGCCGACTCCGACCGGCACGGCATCGTCACCCCCGACGGCGGGCTGATGAACCCCAACCACTACCTCGCCGTCGCGATCGAGTACCTGTTCACGCACCGTCCCGGCTGGCGCGAGGACGCCGCGATCGGCAAGACGCTGGTCTCCTCGGCCCTGATCGACCGGGTAGCCGCCGGCCTGGGGCGGCGTCTCATCGAGGTGCCGGTGGGGTTCAAGTACTTCGTGCCCGGCCTGCTCGACGGGTCGGTCGGCTTCGGCGGTGAGGAGTCTGCCGGCGCGTCGTTCCTGCGCACGGACGGCAACGTGTGGACCACCGACAAGGACGGCATTCTCTTGGCGCTGCTCGCCTCGGAGATCCTTGCCGTCACCGGCCGCTCCCCCAGCCAGCTGCACGCAGACCTGGTCGAGCGCCACGGCGCCAGTTCCTACGCGCGCATCGACGCCCCGGCCACCAAGGCGCAGAAGGCCAAGCTCGGCGCGCTGCGGCCCGACGACGTCGCCGCCACCGAGCTCGCGGGCGAGGCCATCACGGGCCGCCTCACGGAGGCCCCGGGCAACGGCGCGGCCATCGGCGGGCTGAAGGTCACCACCGAGAACGCCTGGTTCGCCGCCCGCCCCTCCGGCACCGAGGACGTGTACAAGATCTACGCCGAGTCCTTCCGAGGGCCGGACCACCTGGGGCAGGTGCAGGACGAGGCGAAGAAGGTCGTGGACGCGGCGTTGGCGGGATAG
- a CDS encoding rhodanese-like domain-containing protein, protein MALPTLPGTPVTVADLDRDNPGQGIVILDVREQDEWDAGHAPGAVHIPMGELPARVDDLPDGDLLVVCRSGGRSARSVAWLNHSGYDAYNLEGGMKDWQAAGLPLTADGARPATIL, encoded by the coding sequence ATGGCACTTCCGACCCTCCCCGGCACACCCGTCACCGTGGCGGACCTCGACCGCGACAACCCCGGCCAGGGCATCGTCATCCTCGACGTGCGCGAGCAGGACGAGTGGGACGCCGGGCATGCCCCCGGCGCGGTCCACATCCCCATGGGCGAGCTGCCCGCCCGTGTGGACGACCTGCCCGACGGTGACCTGCTCGTCGTGTGCCGCTCCGGCGGGCGGTCGGCCCGCTCGGTGGCCTGGCTCAACCACTCCGGCTATGACGCCTACAACCTCGAGGGCGGGATGAAGGACTGGCAGGCCGCCGGCCTCCCGCTCACCGCCGACGGCGCACGGCCTGCGACGATCCTCTGA
- a CDS encoding DUF5926 family protein, with product MGKKSRSKRQPQAGTPKQKRQEVAYVERPFEGLPGETDLVAMREVVPAASVTVRTTAEHGAREVQLVTLLPESLPALHREDGTVLVALQNAQHSGDASRDIAAALLDALELEPGTPLTTAGLPEPGPRLQDILDTSVPVEITMHDTFDYWLTPGERDADVEHALEHASENIIPTVKVDGVDSAYWVRMGNREFLRWARPENQERVLDGIARLHAARQSALDEGSKFIGAFRTCGILIPVWQLAPGTEAAELVEPLKAFDTTLQAAIASTEPLTADERRARAGIVSRQVALR from the coding sequence ATGGGTAAGAAGAGCCGCAGCAAGCGCCAGCCCCAAGCGGGCACTCCGAAGCAGAAGCGTCAGGAGGTGGCCTACGTCGAGCGGCCCTTCGAGGGGCTGCCCGGCGAGACCGACCTCGTCGCCATGCGCGAGGTGGTCCCGGCCGCCAGCGTCACGGTGCGCACCACCGCCGAGCACGGCGCGCGCGAGGTCCAGCTCGTCACCCTGCTGCCCGAGTCGCTGCCCGCGCTGCACCGCGAGGACGGCACCGTGCTCGTCGCCCTGCAGAACGCCCAGCACTCCGGGGACGCCTCCCGCGACATCGCCGCCGCCCTGCTCGACGCGCTCGAGCTCGAGCCGGGCACGCCGCTGACCACGGCGGGGCTCCCCGAGCCCGGGCCGCGCCTGCAGGACATCCTCGACACCTCCGTGCCCGTCGAGATCACCATGCACGACACGTTCGACTACTGGCTGACCCCCGGCGAGCGCGACGCCGACGTCGAGCACGCGCTCGAGCACGCCAGCGAGAACATCATTCCCACGGTCAAGGTCGACGGCGTCGACTCGGCGTACTGGGTGCGCATGGGCAACCGCGAGTTCCTCCGCTGGGCCAGGCCCGAGAACCAGGAGCGGGTCCTGGACGGCATTGCCCGCCTGCACGCGGCCCGCCAGTCCGCCCTCGACGAGGGGTCGAAGTTCATCGGCGCGTTCCGCACCTGCGGCATCCTCATCCCCGTCTGGCAGCTCGCCCCGGGCACCGAGGCCGCCGAGCTCGTCGAGCCGCTCAAGGCGTTCGACACCACGCTGCAGGCGGCCATCGCCTCCACCGAGCCGCTCACCGCGGACGAGCGACGCGCCCGCGCGGGCATCGTCTCGCGCCAGGTCGCGCTGCGCTGA
- a CDS encoding glycosyltransferase translates to MRQAGARSQRVAVVIPAKDEVDRIAATVRAARAIPHVDLVLVVDDGSEDDTQHAARAAGAVVVRHSVNRGKASAMETGASVVAMRDVEGVAPRLLLFLDADLGETAVATAPLVPPVLEGRADCAIAVLPPQPGAGGRGIVTGLARRSIARATGWNPTQPLSGQRCMTRAAFEAASPLSRGWGVETGMTIDLLVAGLTVQEVPCDLRHRPSRNDLSGQLHRGAQYRDVALAVNTRRVRGVKVPSPRRGDNPTNQRPGRPYRAWAPATGS, encoded by the coding sequence GTGAGACAAGCAGGAGCGAGGTCGCAGCGGGTCGCGGTGGTGATCCCCGCCAAGGACGAGGTCGACCGCATCGCCGCGACCGTCCGGGCCGCCCGCGCCATCCCTCACGTGGACCTCGTGCTCGTCGTCGACGACGGCTCCGAGGACGACACCCAGCACGCCGCCCGGGCGGCCGGCGCCGTCGTCGTGCGCCACTCGGTCAACCGGGGCAAGGCCTCCGCGATGGAGACCGGGGCGTCCGTCGTCGCGATGCGCGACGTCGAGGGTGTGGCGCCCCGGCTCCTGCTCTTCCTCGACGCTGATCTCGGCGAGACGGCGGTCGCGACCGCCCCGCTGGTGCCGCCGGTGCTCGAGGGACGGGCGGACTGCGCCATCGCCGTCCTGCCCCCGCAGCCGGGAGCCGGCGGGCGGGGCATCGTCACCGGGCTGGCGCGCCGCTCGATCGCCCGGGCGACGGGGTGGAACCCGACCCAGCCGCTCTCCGGGCAGCGGTGCATGACGCGCGCCGCGTTCGAGGCGGCCAGCCCGCTCTCACGCGGCTGGGGCGTGGAGACCGGCATGACGATCGACCTCCTCGTGGCCGGGTTGACGGTCCAGGAAGTCCCTTGCGACCTGCGCCACCGACCGTCGCGCAACGACCTTTCCGGTCAGCTGCACCGCGGCGCGCAGTACCGCGATGTCGCCCTGGCCGTGAACACTCGCCGGGTGCGCGGGGTCAAGGTGCCCAGCCCGCGACGCGGGGACAACCCGACCAATCAGCGGCCCGGCCGCCCCTACCGGGCCTGGGCGCCGGCCACCGGGAGCTGA
- a CDS encoding alkaline phosphatase family protein codes for MSSTQRRQRQRRRATILALVVALALVLPFVLPLLSAVAAPAARTTASGASAVSATAASTAPTATTGAATTPAGAVTAEAPLVVIGTTGVRWQDLSALATPNMWQLAQQGASANMVVRSVRSSTCPADGWLALSAGRRAADVPMEEFGTCRDLPPAREDGAVPGWADYLGAADAASYDATPGLLGDTLAAAGVTSVAVGPGAAVALATSAGTVAGDHAFASTSSVRMGAQVAQALPGHALAVIDVGSVRDRNRPLVSVPSAAGAPTLPEEPEPAETPTLPAEEAWLLKSPERGLQVAAVDARVGAVLDAVRTTAPAATVLLASLADSGSVALMQMVTAAGPAMPTVPAGGALLDTRSTRQPGMVQSTDLTPTVLGMLGVDVPAGLAGAPFSAVEDGRSGPARVAHLVDVNRHAVEIRSLVGPFYSALVLVNLLLYGVVTLGLNRRMLDGTAARLEARGGTTSARMARALRSRRPVPLLRALRTAAVVVGAVPVATYLANLLPWWRAGSPGLALYGATVVLAVAVAAVALLGPWRRRLLAPVAVVAGLTAVLLAVDVLTGARLQVSSLMGVQPQVGGRFYGFNNSSFSLFAASTILVAMCLTDPLVRRGRRVWAAAVIAVVGVVATVLDGAPSIGADFGGPPALIPGFLVLGLLAMGVRLTWRRIAVVLAVTAVAAISFSVVDWLRPPSERSHLGRFIETVLDGGLWSVITRKAAQNLTNLFGSTLTLLAIGGIVLVVMLLTRPLRTARGRDVGGHGSYGWLTGGNTIGRIDRDAVMLRPTLVALGVTFAIAFAVNDSGIVLPAIGTSLAVPLLVAVVTGWLLQHGSVAAPAPASPEMSSSR; via the coding sequence GTGAGCAGCACACAGCGCCGGCAGCGGCAGCGGCGCCGGGCGACGATCCTCGCCCTCGTCGTCGCGCTGGCACTGGTGCTGCCGTTCGTCCTCCCGCTCCTGTCCGCGGTCGCCGCACCGGCGGCGAGGACGACGGCGTCAGGCGCGTCGGCCGTGAGTGCCACGGCAGCCAGCACCGCCCCCACAGCCACCACCGGCGCCGCCACCACCCCCGCCGGGGCCGTGACGGCCGAGGCCCCCCTGGTCGTCATCGGCACCACCGGCGTGCGCTGGCAGGACCTCTCCGCGCTCGCCACCCCGAACATGTGGCAGCTGGCCCAGCAGGGCGCCAGCGCGAACATGGTGGTCCGATCCGTGCGCTCCTCCACCTGCCCCGCCGACGGGTGGCTCGCGCTCTCCGCCGGACGGCGGGCCGCGGACGTGCCGATGGAAGAGTTCGGCACCTGTCGGGACCTGCCCCCCGCCCGTGAGGACGGCGCCGTGCCCGGCTGGGCGGACTACCTCGGCGCCGCCGACGCCGCCTCCTACGACGCCACACCCGGCCTGCTCGGCGACACGCTCGCCGCCGCGGGGGTCACCTCCGTCGCGGTCGGGCCGGGCGCCGCCGTCGCGCTGGCCACCTCGGCGGGCACGGTGGCGGGCGACCATGCCTTCGCCTCCACCAGCTCGGTCCGGATGGGCGCGCAGGTGGCGCAGGCGCTGCCCGGGCACGCGCTCGCCGTCATCGACGTCGGCAGCGTGCGTGACCGCAACCGCCCGCTGGTGTCGGTGCCCAGCGCGGCCGGCGCCCCCACGCTGCCCGAGGAGCCCGAGCCGGCGGAGACGCCCACGCTGCCCGCCGAGGAGGCGTGGCTGCTGAAGTCCCCCGAACGCGGACTGCAGGTGGCCGCCGTCGACGCCCGGGTCGGCGCGGTCCTCGACGCCGTGCGCACCACCGCGCCGGCCGCCACCGTGCTGCTCGCCTCCCTGGCCGACTCCGGGTCGGTCGCCCTCATGCAGATGGTCACCGCCGCCGGTCCCGCCATGCCCACGGTGCCGGCCGGCGGTGCGTTGCTCGACACCCGCTCCACCCGCCAGCCGGGCATGGTCCAGTCCACCGACCTCACTCCCACGGTGCTGGGCATGCTGGGCGTGGACGTGCCCGCGGGCCTGGCCGGGGCGCCGTTCTCGGCGGTCGAGGACGGCCGCTCCGGGCCCGCCCGGGTGGCCCACCTCGTCGACGTCAACCGGCACGCGGTGGAGATCCGCTCGCTCGTGGGCCCGTTCTACTCCGCTCTCGTGCTGGTGAACCTCCTGCTGTACGGGGTGGTCACGCTCGGGCTGAACCGCCGGATGCTCGACGGCACCGCGGCCCGGCTGGAGGCCCGCGGCGGGACGACCTCCGCCCGGATGGCGCGGGCGCTGCGCTCGCGCCGACCGGTGCCGCTGCTGCGGGCGCTACGCACCGCGGCGGTGGTGGTCGGCGCCGTCCCGGTCGCCACCTACCTCGCGAACCTGCTGCCCTGGTGGCGGGCCGGCAGCCCGGGGCTCGCCCTGTACGGCGCGACCGTGGTGCTCGCGGTCGCCGTGGCCGCCGTCGCGCTGCTCGGCCCGTGGCGCCGGCGGCTGCTGGCGCCGGTCGCCGTCGTCGCCGGTCTGACGGCGGTGCTGCTGGCGGTGGACGTGCTTACCGGGGCCCGGCTGCAGGTCTCCTCCCTCATGGGCGTCCAGCCGCAGGTGGGCGGCCGGTTCTACGGCTTCAACAACTCCTCGTTCTCGCTGTTCGCGGCCTCGACCATCCTGGTGGCGATGTGCCTGACCGACCCGCTCGTGCGGCGCGGCCGGCGGGTGTGGGCGGCGGCCGTCATCGCGGTGGTGGGCGTGGTCGCGACGGTGCTGGACGGGGCGCCGTCGATCGGCGCGGACTTCGGTGGCCCCCCGGCCCTCATCCCCGGTTTCCTCGTGCTCGGGCTGCTCGCGATGGGGGTGCGGCTGACCTGGCGGCGCATTGCCGTGGTGCTCGCCGTCACCGCCGTCGCTGCGATCAGCTTCTCGGTGGTGGACTGGCTCCGGCCGCCGAGCGAGCGTTCACACCTGGGCCGGTTCATCGAGACGGTGCTCGACGGCGGCCTGTGGTCGGTCATCACCCGCAAGGCCGCGCAGAACCTCACCAACTTGTTCGGCTCGACCCTGACGCTGCTCGCCATCGGCGGCATCGTCCTGGTGGTGATGCTCCTGACCCGGCCGCTGCGGACGGCCCGCGGCCGGGATGTCGGCGGGCACGGCAGCTACGGCTGGCTCACCGGCGGCAACACCATCGGGCGCATCGACCGGGACGCGGTGATGCTGCGGCCCACGCTCGTCGCGCTCGGGGTCACGTTCGCGATTGCGTTCGCGGTGAACGACTCCGGCATCGTGCTGCCGGCCATCGGGACTTCGCTTGCCGTGCCGCTGCTCGTCGCCGTCGTGACCGGGTGGCTCCTGCAGCACGGCAGCGTCGCCGCCCCCGCTCCCGCTTCCCCCGAGATGTCATCTTCTCGGTGA